In a genomic window of Sulfurimonas denitrificans DSM 1251:
- a CDS encoding DUF167 domain-containing protein yields MKSRDLEHLFYEWDGDVLVLNILGTPSAKRDVIGKVRANQLKVSVRAQPEGGKATDYMVGFLAKEFGVSVSSIEVVYGRESIHKQLRIKAPKKLPNSIEFE; encoded by the coding sequence ATGAAATCACGAGATTTGGAGCATCTTTTTTATGAGTGGGATGGTGATGTTTTGGTTTTAAATATACTGGGAACCCCATCAGCAAAGAGAGATGTTATAGGCAAAGTAAGAGCAAACCAGCTAAAAGTAAGTGTTAGGGCGCAACCTGAGGGCGGAAAAGCAACGGACTATATGGTAGGCTTTTTAGCAAAAGAGTTTGGAGTTAGTGTCTCAAGCATAGAGGTAGTTTATGGACGAGAGAGTATCCACAAACAACTCCGCATAAAAGCACCAAAAAAGCTTCCAAATAGTATAGAATTTGAGTGA
- a CDS encoding M18 family aminopeptidase has translation MNREDFNEGLLGFLDASPTPFHATQNMAGMFENAGFTRLHEVQKWNLKQGEKYYVTRNDSSIIAFTYPKSKNYVMIGAHTDSPNLKLKPNPVIKEHGVVKFGVEPYGGVLLNTWFDRDLSLAGRISYLDSQNMIKDSLVDAKKSIAIIPSLAIHLDREVNEKKSVNAQTDICPILSTNKEFNFENFLKWLLVSGGAEDIKEIYANELSFYDTQNASYIGLESEFIASARLDNLLSCYVGMLSICSVDALSPMLFIASDHEEVGSESASGAGGSFLESTLKRMFSDFEEYTQMIRSSILISADNAHAVHPNFASKHDANHAPLINGGVVIKVNANQRYASSSKTISRFMNVASSLGEPIQNFVTRSDMGCGSTIGPITASRIGIDTIDIGLPTYAMHSIRELCGSYDAYSLYKIILGFSE, from the coding sequence ATGAATAGAGAAGATTTTAATGAAGGTTTACTAGGCTTTTTGGACGCTTCGCCGACTCCTTTTCATGCAACGCAAAATATGGCTGGGATGTTTGAAAATGCTGGATTTACAAGGCTTCATGAGGTTCAAAAGTGGAACTTAAAGCAAGGCGAGAAGTACTATGTTACTCGTAATGACTCCTCTATCATCGCTTTTACATATCCAAAAAGTAAAAACTATGTGATGATTGGAGCGCATACCGATTCGCCAAATCTGAAGCTAAAGCCAAATCCTGTTATAAAAGAGCATGGAGTTGTAAAGTTTGGGGTTGAGCCTTATGGCGGGGTTTTGTTAAATACTTGGTTTGATAGAGACCTCTCTTTGGCTGGGCGTATCTCTTATCTGGATTCACAAAACATGATAAAAGATTCTCTTGTAGATGCTAAAAAATCTATTGCAATTATCCCCTCTCTTGCGATTCATCTTGATCGTGAAGTAAATGAGAAGAAGAGCGTTAATGCACAAACTGATATCTGCCCGATACTCTCAACTAACAAAGAGTTTAATTTTGAGAATTTTTTAAAATGGCTTTTAGTGAGTGGCGGAGCAGAGGATATAAAAGAGATATACGCAAATGAGCTTAGTTTTTATGATACTCAAAATGCCTCTTACATTGGGCTTGAGAGTGAGTTTATAGCCAGTGCAAGGCTGGATAATCTTCTTAGCTGTTATGTTGGGATGCTGTCTATTTGCAGTGTTGATGCTCTCTCTCCTATGCTTTTTATCGCAAGTGATCATGAAGAGGTTGGAAGCGAGTCGGCGAGTGGGGCAGGTGGGAGCTTTTTAGAGAGTACTCTAAAGAGGATGTTTAGCGATTTTGAAGAGTATACGCAGATGATTCGTTCCTCAATACTTATAAGTGCGGACAACGCTCATGCAGTGCATCCAAACTTTGCGAGTAAACATGATGCAAACCATGCACCGCTTATAAATGGTGGTGTTGTTATAAAGGTAAATGCAAATCAGCGTTACGCTTCAAGCTCTAAAACGATTTCAAGGTTTATGAATGTTGCCTCATCTTTAGGTGAACCTATACAAAACTTCGTAACTAGAAGCGATATGGGATGTGGCTCTACCATCGGACCAATAACCGCTTCAAGGATTGGAATTGACACCATAGATATTGGGCTTCCAACTTACGCTATGCACTCAATTCGTGAGCTTTGCGGAAGTTATGATGCTTATAGTCTTTATAAAATTATCTTAGGATTTAGTGAGTAA
- a CDS encoding sensor histidine kinase, translated as MSAISSEELNLLIEQTYKVEKEFSELRASYMHLQDTVEEVVEFLPNAIWILDKNGDIFLQNSQAKSLGKLFLLLESKKNDYEVTFNTKSYLVKSSSYKEKIMLSATDITEQKRKENLAIMGQMAAHLSHEIRNPIGSISLLSSTLKKRVMPENIAIVEEIQKSVSRIERIIKATLMFSKGVHANKASFMWGELQDALNMSVGYYGYTKEITFIFPEKNFEINADKDLLEMLFSNFLTNAIDAIELDDNESGEVEMVYDRDEKFHKFRIYDSGIMIENTKELFEAFKSTKVKGNGLGLVLSRQIASAHGGSVEFLLGDRKGFEIKLAI; from the coding sequence ATGTCTGCGATTTCTTCAGAAGAGTTAAATCTTTTAATAGAGCAGACATACAAGGTTGAAAAAGAGTTTAGTGAGTTAAGGGCCTCTTACATGCATCTTCAAGATACTGTTGAAGAGGTTGTAGAATTTCTGCCAAATGCGATTTGGATTTTGGATAAAAACGGAGATATATTCTTACAAAACTCTCAAGCAAAATCACTTGGTAAACTTTTTTTGCTCTTAGAGTCTAAAAAAAATGATTATGAGGTCACTTTTAACACAAAATCTTATCTGGTTAAAAGCTCTTCTTACAAAGAGAAGATAATGCTAAGTGCCACTGATATAACAGAGCAAAAAAGAAAAGAGAACTTAGCTATTATGGGGCAGATGGCAGCGCATCTCTCTCATGAGATACGCAATCCAATAGGCTCTATTTCACTTCTTAGTTCAACTCTAAAAAAAAGAGTAATGCCAGAGAATATCGCTATTGTAGAAGAGATACAAAAATCGGTTTCTAGAATTGAGCGTATTATAAAAGCTACTCTTATGTTCTCTAAAGGTGTACATGCAAATAAAGCATCTTTCATGTGGGGCGAGCTTCAAGATGCACTTAACATGTCGGTGGGATATTATGGTTATACAAAAGAGATAACATTTATATTTCCAGAGAAAAATTTTGAGATAAATGCAGATAAGGATCTTCTTGAGATGCTCTTTTCTAACTTTTTAACAAATGCCATAGATGCTATAGAACTCGATGATAACGAGAGTGGAGAGGTTGAGATGGTTTATGATAGAGATGAAAAATTTCATAAGTTTCGCATCTATGACAGCGGTATCATGATAGAGAATACAAAAGAGCTTTTTGAGGCATTTAAAAGTACAAAAGTAAAAGGAAATGGCTTAGGTTTAGTACTCTCACGCCAGATAGCATCTGCACATGGAGGAAGTGTGGAATTTCTTCTTGGAGATAGAAAAGGCTTTGAGATAAAACTTGCTATATGA